The proteins below are encoded in one region of Brachyspira intermedia PWS/A:
- a CDS encoding RnfABCDGE type electron transport complex subunit D → MKFYTESSPHIKDGDTTNKIMLRVIIALLPAVIYSIVLFGAKVIVLYLTAIITCILATVIVKKVRKKPLLPDYAVIVTAILLVMTLPPSSTITMVVIGSAVAIVFAKEVFGGLGSNIFNPALVGRAFLQVAFPAQMTIYAAPARVPFLDLFAPGLHNLVNSVTGGTQSIDMMNALTQSTPLTFMKFTYNANISTSLAEQIGFESHYYLQMLLGSTSGAIGETSFLLLLIGGIYLLATKTIDWRIPLGMCLSLMFVSLLLCLGMPGKFPSPIYQVLAGGFGLGAFFMATDMVTCPSSHLGAWIYAILIGAVLAILRAFGSSPEYMMYSILIGNMFMPLIAMLTRPMPVGKKELLAINKANAQKEGGK, encoded by the coding sequence ATGAAATTTTATACAGAATCTTCTCCGCATATTAAAGACGGAGATACTACCAATAAGATAATGTTAAGAGTTATTATAGCTCTTTTACCTGCTGTTATATATAGTATAGTGCTTTTCGGAGCTAAAGTTATAGTTTTATATTTGACTGCTATTATTACTTGTATACTTGCAACTGTAATTGTTAAAAAGGTAAGAAAAAAACCTTTATTACCTGATTATGCTGTTATTGTTACTGCTATACTTTTAGTTATGACTCTTCCTCCTTCTTCAACTATAACTATGGTTGTAATCGGAAGTGCTGTTGCTATAGTATTTGCTAAGGAAGTTTTCGGCGGTTTGGGTTCTAACATATTCAACCCTGCTTTGGTAGGAAGAGCTTTCTTACAAGTAGCTTTCCCTGCTCAAATGACTATATATGCTGCTCCTGCTAGAGTGCCTTTCTTGGATTTATTTGCTCCAGGACTACATAATTTAGTTAATAGCGTTACAGGCGGTACTCAGTCTATAGATATGATGAATGCTTTGACTCAGTCTACTCCTTTAACTTTTATGAAATTTACTTACAATGCTAATATAAGCACTTCTTTAGCTGAACAAATAGGTTTTGAATCACATTATTATCTTCAAATGTTATTAGGTAGTACTTCAGGTGCTATAGGTGAAACTTCATTCTTACTTCTTTTAATAGGCGGTATATACTTGCTTGCTACTAAGACTATAGATTGGAGAATACCTTTAGGAATGTGTTTATCTTTAATGTTTGTAAGTCTTTTACTTTGTTTAGGAATGCCTGGAAAATTCCCTTCTCCTATATATCAAGTATTAGCAGGCGGTTTCGGTTTAGGTGCTTTCTTTATGGCTACTGATATGGTTACTTGCCCTTCAAGTCATTTAGGTGCTTGGATCTATGCTATTTTAATAGGTGCTGTACTTGCTATATTAAGAGCTTTCGGTTCTTCTCCAGAGTATATGATGTATTCAATACTTATAGGTAATATGTTTATGCCTTTAATTGCTATGCTTACTCGTCCTATGCCTGTTGGTAAAAAAGAACTTCTTGCTATTAATAAAGCTAATGCTCAGAAAGAAGGAGGTAAATAA
- the trmB gene encoding tRNA (guanosine(46)-N7)-methyltransferase TrmB codes for MRNLNLDEAILSEYLLDDFNSEDSSIIENELQKRLSDYEIRELEIGCGNGKFIVELAMNNKDKYFVGIEYSYKAAKKAVSKAYKRNIKNLTIIFGEANNVIEKYLRGKYYFDKIYLNFPDPWPKKKHAHRRIFTRVFLDKMHTILKDDGIFYSVTDDDNYALEIMNPIYKEAENFKNVLDSEYVHKLEGYGVTLYEEKMRAVGHNIYFFAHSKNI; via the coding sequence TTGAGAAATTTAAATCTTGATGAAGCAATATTAAGCGAATATTTATTAGATGATTTTAATTCAGAAGATAGTTCTATAATAGAAAATGAGCTGCAAAAAAGATTATCAGATTATGAAATAAGAGAATTAGAGATAGGGTGCGGCAATGGGAAGTTTATAGTTGAACTTGCTATGAATAATAAAGATAAATATTTTGTAGGAATAGAGTATTCATATAAAGCTGCTAAAAAAGCTGTGTCCAAAGCATATAAGAGAAATATAAAAAATCTTACTATTATATTCGGCGAAGCTAATAATGTAATAGAAAAATATTTGAGAGGAAAATATTATTTTGATAAAATATATTTAAACTTTCCAGATCCTTGGCCAAAGAAGAAGCATGCTCATAGAAGAATATTTACTAGAGTTTTTTTGGATAAAATGCATACTATACTGAAAGATGACGGCATATTCTATTCAGTAACAGATGATGATAATTATGCATTAGAAATAATGAATCCTATTTATAAAGAAGCAGAAAACTTTAAGAATGTTTTGGATAGTGAATATGTTCATAAATTGGAAGGATATGGAGTTACACTCTATGAGGAGAAAATGAGGGCAGTAGGTCATAATATATACTTTTTTGCTCATTCTAAAAATATATGA
- a CDS encoding cell division protein ZapA, producing MDDITIVEVNIYGRMLSIKSPESNAEYLKEVAEFVNESMNDIAEHYGPNYPRDTIAILACLNIADLLKREIANNKAGKDTLLALKESIASRSNELIRLIDETKETKESKEANKEN from the coding sequence ATGGATGATATTACTATTGTAGAGGTTAATATATACGGCAGAATGCTAAGCATAAAATCTCCAGAGAGTAATGCTGAATATTTAAAAGAAGTTGCAGAATTTGTTAATGAAAGTATGAATGATATAGCAGAACATTATGGACCTAATTATCCTAGAGATACTATAGCAATACTCGCATGCCTTAATATAGCAGATCTTTTAAAAAGAGAAATAGCAAACAATAAAGCAGGAAAAGATACATTATTAGCATTAAAAGAAAGTATAGCTTCCAGATCTAATGAGTTAATAAGACTCATAGATGAAACCAAAGAAACAAAAGAATCTAAAGAAGCCAATAAAGAAAACTAA
- a CDS encoding coiled-coil domain-containing protein, whose protein sequence is MKEFTILEEKLKDFLDEYQVISFDNKELHQIIEQLKSEKEELINSLKNVKDSFNILKEEKTILEADKRNVTDNYNSIKEDKDNLIKQLEATRIERDTLKSNLENTEKDSMTLIEENDNLKKELEKAIRAIDSLSKENNELKEKLSILIERIDSVRKSNFEAKKSHHASMIHNTENAVHNESVSNESSNNTSNNANEIIEEKEDKPLEEPSQEIKEEVKSAENVFESSVEEIDEEDPFSSADEYEEYKAENNVNKTDEIKETKEVREISNVKVTEDEDPFSNASDASWDNDIKEEQTKNKTNEAVEENIDKNSKEDNYEFDINEDDQYMFGDDDEEEFFFDNESK, encoded by the coding sequence TTGAAAGAATTTACAATTTTAGAAGAAAAATTGAAAGATTTTCTAGATGAATACCAAGTAATTTCATTCGATAATAAAGAATTGCATCAAATTATAGAACAGCTCAAATCCGAAAAAGAAGAGTTAATAAATAGTTTGAAAAATGTCAAAGATAGTTTCAATATCTTAAAAGAAGAAAAAACTATACTAGAAGCTGATAAAAGAAATGTTACAGATAATTATAATTCTATAAAAGAAGATAAAGATAACTTAATAAAACAATTAGAAGCTACTAGAATAGAAAGAGATACTCTTAAATCTAATTTGGAAAATACAGAAAAAGATTCTATGACTTTAATAGAAGAAAATGATAATCTTAAAAAAGAATTAGAAAAAGCAATAAGAGCTATAGATTCTCTAAGTAAAGAAAATAATGAACTTAAAGAAAAATTAAGTATTCTTATAGAAAGAATAGACAGTGTGAGAAAATCTAATTTTGAGGCTAAAAAATCTCATCATGCTTCTATGATTCATAATACAGAAAATGCTGTTCATAATGAATCAGTTAGTAACGAATCTTCTAACAATACATCTAATAATGCAAATGAGATTATTGAAGAAAAAGAGGATAAGCCATTAGAAGAACCATCTCAAGAAATTAAAGAAGAAGTAAAAAGTGCTGAAAATGTATTTGAAAGCAGTGTAGAAGAGATTGATGAAGAAGACCCTTTCTCATCAGCTGATGAATACGAAGAATACAAAGCTGAAAATAATGTTAATAAAACTGATGAGATCAAAGAAACAAAAGAAGTAAGAGAAATCTCAAATGTAAAAGTTACAGAAGATGAAGATCCTTTTAGTAATGCTTCAGATGCCAGCTGGGATAATGACATAAAAGAAGAACAGACAAAAAATAAAACTAATGAAGCAGTAGAAGAAAATATTGATAAAAACAGCAAAGAAGATAATTATGAATTCGATATAAATGAAGATGATCAATATATGTTTGGTGATGATGATGAGGAAGAATTTTTCTTTGATAATGAATCAAAATAA
- the rsxC gene encoding electron transport complex subunit RsxC, producing MNLGRFRFGGVHPHDSKDTADIASSALSKPPKTVLISMSQHIGAPAKMLKNKGDKIERGELIGEAGGYVSGNVHSSVTGTAASVEIAAPPLGRGANALLINVDSNADNLAYFESSDYMSMPVEEMSKKIQQAGIVGMGGATFPTHVKVDGAAKGNADTLIINGVECEPYITSDYRLMIEYTQDLFKGIEILRKIIPSVKRTIIGIENNKPKAIEEMAKIGKEHNVEVMPLRLRYPQGAEKMLIEATTGRIVPVSKLPMDVGVIVVNIATLYAIYEAVAKNKPLIERLVTVSGDAIKEHKNVWLPLGTPISHVVEECGGITAENVLILSGGPMMGAAIPNLEQCVNKGTNSLLFLDKDKLPKEVEYPCIKCGRCGNACPLHLSPTELAHTAKAKIKDKLNDLDIATCFECGCCTYICPSKIPLVQWIRFGKDLLRR from the coding sequence ATGAACTTAGGTAGATTTCGTTTTGGCGGAGTTCATCCGCATGACAGTAAGGATACAGCCGATATTGCTTCATCAGCTCTATCCAAGCCCCCTAAAACCGTCCTAATATCTATGTCTCAGCATATTGGTGCTCCGGCTAAAATGTTAAAAAACAAAGGGGATAAAATCGAAAGAGGCGAACTTATAGGAGAGGCCGGCGGTTATGTATCAGGAAATGTTCATTCTTCTGTTACAGGTACTGCTGCATCTGTAGAAATTGCTGCTCCTCCTCTAGGGCGCGGTGCTAATGCCTTGCTTATCAATGTTGACAGCAATGCAGATAATTTAGCTTATTTTGAAAGTTCTGATTATATGTCTATGCCAGTAGAAGAAATGTCTAAAAAAATACAGCAAGCTGGTATAGTAGGTATGGGTGGTGCAACTTTCCCTACTCATGTTAAAGTTGATGGTGCTGCTAAGGGAAATGCTGACACTTTAATTATTAATGGTGTTGAATGTGAACCTTATATCACTAGTGACTATAGACTTATGATAGAATATACTCAGGATCTTTTCAAGGGTATTGAAATCTTAAGAAAAATAATCCCTTCTGTGAAAAGAACTATTATTGGTATAGAAAATAATAAGCCTAAAGCAATAGAGGAAATGGCTAAAATAGGTAAAGAACATAATGTTGAAGTTATGCCTTTAAGACTTCGCTATCCTCAAGGTGCTGAAAAAATGCTTATAGAAGCTACTACTGGAAGAATAGTACCTGTAAGCAAACTTCCTATGGATGTTGGTGTTATAGTTGTTAATATAGCTACTTTATATGCTATATATGAAGCTGTAGCTAAAAATAAACCTCTTATAGAAAGACTTGTTACAGTATCAGGTGATGCTATAAAAGAACATAAAAATGTATGGCTTCCTTTAGGTACACCTATTTCACATGTTGTTGAAGAATGCGGCGGAATCACTGCTGAAAATGTTCTTATACTTTCAGGCGGTCCTATGATGGGTGCTGCTATACCTAATCTTGAACAATGTGTTAATAAAGGTACTAACTCACTTCTATTCTTAGATAAAGATAAATTACCTAAAGAAGTAGAATATCCTTGTATTAAATGTGGAAGATGCGGTAATGCTTGTCCGCTTCACTTATCTCCTACTGAGCTTGCTCATACTGCAAAAGCTAAAATCAAAGATAAATTGAATGATTTAGATATAGCAACTTGTTTTGAATGCGGATGCTGTACTTATATATGTCCTTCAAAAATTCCTTTGGTGCAGTGGATTAGATTTGGTAAAGATTTATTAAGAAGATAG
- the rpmF gene encoding 50S ribosomal protein L32 — protein MAVPKHRKSKAKKRSRQAANDKRFLGSLSICPQCGAERMPHRICPECGFYKDRVVKAPKTQNAG, from the coding sequence ATGGCAGTACCAAAGCATAGAAAGTCGAAAGCAAAAAAAAGATCAAGACAAGCAGCTAATGATAAAAGATTCTTAGGTTCATTATCAATCTGTCCTCAATGCGGAGCAGAAAGAATGCCTCATAGAATCTGTCCAGAATGCGGTTTCTATAAAGATAGAGTAGTAAAAGCTCCAAAAACACAAAATGCCGGATAA
- a CDS encoding ABC transporter substrate-binding protein: MMINQLKIIFFILIFFVISCSDEESSKETTIISIIKEKNTRRYNSIEKGLLDQINSDGMDVQINFYSLDNDELSIIRTANNVRDDNSSIAIVIGENATLLSMNIIVPQTIIFAGCFDDLSVSNINRNNIQNNNITGVYINLDITKYIKIISDKNVANIAYLYTKNSEMSANISKYIARYCRNENIIYYPLIIDDNLNSHNLEDAIKSKDIDYLILADEDYINDNIYSIAYLCDKYSIPLINTDVSEAVNTAILFSLDFNYYYLGRQLALLLNDVINNNGKTEGLGFVQLSDSYKILVNEDIAEEYDIKLTEEILDISSLLIKDGKVIKK, translated from the coding sequence ATGATGATTAATCAGTTAAAAATTATATTTTTTATATTAATATTTTTTGTAATTTCCTGCAGCGATGAAGAAAGTTCAAAAGAAACTACTATCATAAGTATAATAAAAGAAAAAAATACAAGAAGATATAATTCTATAGAGAAGGGACTTTTAGATCAAATAAATTCAGATGGAATGGATGTTCAAATAAATTTTTATTCATTAGATAATGATGAATTATCGATTATAAGAACGGCCAATAATGTAAGAGATGATAATTCCAGCATAGCAATAGTTATAGGAGAAAATGCAACTTTATTATCCATGAATATAATAGTTCCTCAAACAATAATATTTGCAGGCTGTTTTGATGATTTATCTGTCAGTAATATCAATAGGAATAATATTCAGAATAATAATATTACCGGAGTTTATATAAATTTGGATATCACCAAATATATAAAAATTATTTCTGATAAAAATGTCGCTAATATTGCCTATTTGTATACAAAAAATTCGGAAATGTCAGCTAATATCTCCAAATATATAGCCAGATACTGCCGTAATGAGAATATAATATATTATCCTTTAATTATAGATGATAATTTAAATTCTCATAATTTAGAAGATGCTATTAAATCAAAAGATATAGATTATTTAATTTTGGCCGATGAAGATTATATAAATGATAATATATACTCAATAGCCTATTTATGTGATAAATATTCTATACCATTGATAAATACAGATGTATCTGAAGCAGTGAATACAGCAATATTATTCTCTTTGGACTTTAATTATTATTATTTAGGCAGGCAATTAGCATTATTACTTAATGATGTTATAAATAATAATGGCAAAACAGAAGGTTTAGGCTTTGTACAATTGTCTGATTCGTATAAAATTCTAGTAAATGAAGACATTGCTGAAGAATATGATATAAAATTGACAGAAGAAATACTGGATATAAGTTCATTATTAATAAAAGATGGTAAAGTAATAAAAAAATAG
- the plsX gene encoding phosphate acyltransferase PlsX, whose translation MNLAIDVASGEKPLEELVSGAVSALQENKDINLILVGNEQSISKAISKTKYDHNRIDIRHTDEIIDMNESPANGIKHKKNASVLLAARLVREGEADGFFSPGNTGATLAAALTEIGRLKGVMRPPLISTLPKLNGEFCMLDMGANVDCTTDYIVQFAVMGRVFAKRYLKIDNPRVGLLNIGEEDSKGNANAKKSFERLQKMKKINFIGNIEPNDMLKSDSVDVVVTDGFDGNIVLKTIEGTASFVVNLLKEEVKKNPVSVMGGLMMKPVFNNLKSKMSSDSYGSAILLGLNGGAFVGHGKTSGVGIKNAILNMYRFLDAKVNEKIAKELYDSGAKRRIF comes from the coding sequence ATGAATTTAGCCATAGATGTAGCCAGCGGCGAAAAACCTCTCGAAGAATTAGTTTCAGGTGCTGTTAGTGCCCTACAAGAAAATAAAGATATTAATTTAATTTTAGTGGGTAATGAACAAAGTATATCAAAAGCCATATCTAAAACTAAATATGATCATAATCGTATAGATATAAGACATACAGATGAAATAATAGATATGAATGAAAGCCCTGCTAATGGAATAAAACATAAGAAAAATGCTTCTGTTTTATTGGCTGCACGCTTGGTTAGAGAGGGAGAGGCAGATGGTTTCTTCTCTCCTGGCAATACAGGAGCTACTTTAGCCGCAGCTCTTACAGAAATAGGACGCTTGAAAGGTGTTATGCGTCCTCCTCTTATATCCACACTTCCAAAATTGAATGGTGAGTTCTGTATGTTGGATATGGGAGCTAATGTAGATTGTACTACAGATTATATAGTTCAATTTGCAGTTATGGGCAGAGTGTTCGCTAAAAGATACTTAAAAATAGATAATCCTAGAGTCGGCCTTTTGAATATAGGAGAGGAGGACTCAAAAGGAAATGCTAATGCTAAAAAATCATTTGAACGTCTTCAAAAAATGAAAAAGATTAATTTTATCGGTAATATAGAACCTAATGATATGTTAAAATCGGATAGTGTAGATGTAGTTGTAACAGACGGATTCGATGGTAATATAGTATTGAAAACAATAGAAGGAACAGCTTCTTTTGTTGTTAATTTATTAAAAGAAGAGGTTAAGAAAAATCCGGTTAGTGTAATGGGCGGTCTTATGATGAAACCTGTATTTAATAATTTGAAATCAAAAATGAGTTCCGATTCTTATGGTTCTGCTATATTATTAGGTTTAAACGGTGGAGCTTTTGTTGGGCATGGTAAAACTAGCGGTGTCGGTATAAAAAATGCCATACTAAATATGTATAGATTCTTAGATGCCAAAGTAAATGAAAAAATAGCTAAAGAACTTTATGACTCCGGAGCTAAAAGAAGAATTTTTTAA
- a CDS encoding restriction endonuclease, translating to MLDSYIYIVIVPISIVILLGLIFFFKTITGNNATYKPKNIKKKIEELEKKIQLNPKDYNSMYELAVIEEQYNMPEKALEKYEKLLSIKYFEGEELNIYKKLEELYNKLDNKEESLKYTLRIAQMDVNNTYYSIKAATELGREGAYKLATEYFNRVLNNKNDFEIYELKISAISYFMNKEYRKVIAMLEELHKRLSRNISNIEDDYDELILVEKILISLYIITDEINSARTFTESILSSRAIRNYPRYRFFINRIYLYILYKSDDNEAFINLYNQYSKQYRIDEIKKEESIIILDFAFYNYFIKDINSAMSYFEHIRLFNDPEFDIYDLDSIFTYLSEIAKAEVQLKKLRGDIQLNNKDKYVKENYEKYVNAQYIESWENSVRLWEDSFNSLDTILNLIEIERNVDIEKILLECNINENNATIENVSSKKVDKIFDISLSSFKSICQDIIQKKLLYSAVQEYNEKLIDYDYGDEVNYLAFAVNKSKKDLTLISFKRWRNTEVGELVIRDFLLLINEAGAKNGILVLPLELTNSARSYATHNDKIKVYTRNQFNYMLRDSKM from the coding sequence ATGTTAGACTCTTATATTTATATAGTCATTGTTCCAATATCTATAGTAATATTACTAGGGCTTATTTTCTTTTTCAAAACTATAACAGGAAACAATGCTACATATAAACCAAAAAATATAAAAAAGAAAATAGAAGAGCTTGAGAAAAAAATACAGCTTAATCCTAAAGATTATAATTCAATGTATGAATTAGCGGTAATAGAAGAACAGTATAATATGCCGGAAAAGGCCTTGGAGAAATACGAAAAACTTCTTAGCATTAAATATTTTGAAGGCGAAGAATTAAATATATATAAAAAACTTGAAGAGTTATATAATAAATTAGATAACAAAGAAGAAAGTTTAAAATACACTTTGAGAATAGCTCAAATGGATGTTAATAACACATACTATTCTATAAAAGCAGCTACAGAACTCGGAAGGGAAGGAGCTTATAAATTAGCTACTGAATATTTCAATAGAGTTCTAAATAATAAAAATGATTTTGAAATATATGAACTTAAAATATCGGCTATATCATATTTCATGAATAAGGAATATAGAAAAGTTATTGCTATGCTTGAAGAACTTCATAAAAGATTAAGCAGAAATATAAGCAATATTGAAGATGATTATGATGAGCTTATATTGGTAGAAAAGATATTGATATCATTATATATCATCACTGATGAGATTAATAGTGCTAGAACTTTCACAGAATCAATATTATCATCAAGAGCAATTAGGAACTATCCCAGATACCGTTTCTTTATAAACAGAATATATTTATATATATTGTATAAATCAGATGATAATGAAGCTTTTATAAACTTATATAATCAATATTCAAAGCAATACAGAATAGATGAAATAAAAAAAGAAGAAAGTATTATAATTTTGGATTTTGCTTTTTATAATTATTTTATAAAAGATATTAACAGTGCTATGAGTTATTTTGAGCATATAAGATTATTTAATGATCCTGAATTTGATATATATGATTTGGACAGTATATTTACTTATTTATCAGAAATTGCTAAAGCCGAAGTCCAATTAAAAAAATTGAGAGGAGATATTCAATTAAATAATAAAGATAAATATGTAAAAGAGAATTATGAAAAATATGTAAATGCTCAATATATAGAATCTTGGGAAAACTCTGTAAGATTATGGGAAGATTCATTTAATAGTTTAGATACCATATTAAATTTGATAGAAATAGAAAGGAATGTAGATATTGAAAAAATATTATTGGAATGCAATATCAATGAAAATAATGCTACCATAGAAAATGTAAGCAGTAAGAAAGTAGATAAAATTTTTGATATAAGTTTATCATCTTTTAAAAGTATATGTCAGGATATAATACAGAAAAAACTTTTGTATTCAGCTGTACAGGAATATAATGAAAAGCTAATAGATTATGATTATGGAGATGAGGTTAATTATTTAGCATTTGCTGTGAACAAGAGTAAAAAAGATTTAACATTAATATCGTTCAAACGCTGGAGAAATACAGAAGTAGGAGAACTTGTAATAAGAGATTTTCTGCTGCTTATTAATGAGGCAGGGGCAAAAAATGGAATATTAGTTCTTCCTCTTGAACTTACAAATAGTGCAAGAAGTTATGCTACTCATAATGACAAAATTAAAGTTTATACAAGAAATCAATTTAATTATATGCTTAGAGACAGCAAAATGTAA
- a CDS encoding FMN-binding protein produces MKKEVGYTAVISVTITALLAGFLLSFVYSSFEKDILANNEKTVLNGVKTVIEGADELEGPLTENSTYPYYIGKKADGTVVGYAMLSSAGGYNGENKVLVGLDANVEKITAIVVTEQAETPGLGAKITEPAFRDQFKGQSTIVSLSVVKGIKPEEAGDAQIAAISGATISSTSVVNAVNSAKDEAVNLFKNQ; encoded by the coding sequence ATGAAAAAAGAGGTTGGTTATACTGCCGTTATTTCGGTTACAATTACTGCATTGTTGGCTGGTTTTTTGCTTTCATTTGTATATTCTTCTTTTGAAAAAGATATTTTAGCTAACAATGAAAAAACAGTGCTTAATGGTGTTAAAACTGTTATTGAGGGTGCTGATGAATTAGAAGGCCCTTTAACTGAAAATTCTACTTACCCTTACTATATCGGTAAAAAAGCTGATGGTACTGTAGTTGGTTATGCTATGCTTTCTTCTGCAGGCGGATACAATGGTGAAAATAAAGTGCTTGTTGGTTTAGATGCCAATGTTGAAAAGATTACTGCTATCGTAGTTACTGAGCAAGCTGAAACTCCTGGTCTTGGTGCTAAAATCACTGAGCCTGCTTTCAGAGATCAATTCAAAGGTCAAAGCACAATCGTTTCTTTATCTGTTGTAAAAGGAATTAAGCCTGAAGAGGCAGGAGATGCTCAAATTGCTGCTATAAGCGGTGCTACAATATCTTCTACTTCTGTTGTTAATGCTGTTAATAGTGCTAAAGATGAGGCTGTTAATTTATTCAAAAATCAATAA
- a CDS encoding 3-oxoacyl-ACP synthase III family protein, translated as MVYIKSCKGTYKNNKTNMAASDLALLSINEVIKDIDPNNIDAILCATVTKDYVYPSTACILAGKIKASNAFCFDIESDFTGFLSALRLAYAFVKSGRYKNILVVATESFYICDDENRFDDASAAALVTNEKSDIQIDFIDSVTDGNALENCYIPMGGTAKPYTKEGVLNKEHFISIKDSGIFEEEAKKAGLYVKDILSSNNINPDLYIPSYSSPNAYNAFVDALSVSKDIVYSKMENAHSSLSASSGVALSMALEDGSIKKNSKVAICSYGSGYTKSVAVISIN; from the coding sequence ATGGTATATATTAAATCTTGTAAAGGCACTTATAAAAATAATAAAACCAATATGGCAGCCTCAGATTTAGCCTTACTATCGATAAATGAAGTAATTAAAGATATAGATCCCAATAATATAGATGCAATTCTTTGTGCTACAGTTACTAAAGATTATGTTTATCCTTCCACAGCTTGTATATTAGCAGGAAAAATCAAAGCAAGTAATGCTTTCTGTTTTGATATAGAGAGTGATTTTACAGGCTTCTTATCAGCATTAAGATTAGCTTATGCCTTTGTAAAAAGCGGAAGATATAAAAATATTTTAGTAGTTGCCACAGAATCATTTTATATATGTGATGATGAAAATAGATTCGATGATGCTAGTGCTGCTGCTTTAGTAACAAATGAAAAATCAGATATTCAAATAGATTTTATAGATTCAGTAACAGACGGAAATGCGTTAGAAAATTGTTATATTCCTATGGGCGGAACAGCTAAGCCTTATACAAAAGAAGGCGTACTCAATAAAGAACATTTTATTTCTATAAAAGACAGCGGTATTTTTGAAGAAGAAGCTAAAAAAGCCGGTCTTTATGTTAAAGATATTTTATCATCTAATAACATAAATCCCGATTTATATATACCATCTTATTCAAGCCCTAATGCATACAATGCTTTTGTTGATGCTTTGTCTGTAAGCAAAGATATAGTGTACTCAAAAATGGAAAATGCTCATTCATCTTTGAGTGCTTCATCAGGAGTGGCATTATCTATGGCTTTAGAAGATGGTTCTATAAAGAAAAACAGTAAGGTAGCTATATGCAGTTATGGAAGTGGTTATACCAAATCTGTAGCTGTTATTTCTATAAATTAA